The following proteins are co-located in the Paludibaculum fermentans genome:
- a CDS encoding glycoside hydrolase family 27 protein, with product MSAIKLLVLLCVAALLSAQAPAPPMGWNSWDSYGTTVTEDEVKANAEYMARHMAQHGWKYIVVDIQWSDGQAKAHGYRANAELNMDGFGRLLPAENRFPSAGDGQGFKPLADAIHKLGLKFGIHIMRGIPRQAVRGNTPIQGTRWKAEDVADKSSICQWNTDMYGVDVTKEGGQAYYDSIVKLYVEWGVDFIKADDMARPLHAGEIDALDKAIRKSGRPMVLSLSPGPADVKQAAFYAAHAQMWRVSDDFWDRWVDLKKNFDLMAPWSGYSKENSWPDGDMLPLGRIGIRAERGDDRRSRFTPAEQQTLMSLWAIARSPLMFGGDLPSNDPATLALITNDEVLAVNQKGSRPRELFRKGEAIAWMSDAPDGRSKFLAVFHAGEGPTVDVRVDWAEIGLSGTCVVRDLWKKADTGRVSEGQTFSLTPHSSGLYRITPVK from the coding sequence ATGTCAGCGATCAAACTACTGGTACTGCTCTGCGTTGCAGCGCTATTGAGCGCCCAGGCACCGGCGCCCCCGATGGGTTGGAACAGTTGGGACAGCTATGGCACCACTGTGACCGAGGACGAAGTGAAGGCCAATGCGGAGTACATGGCGAGGCACATGGCGCAGCACGGCTGGAAGTACATCGTGGTAGATATCCAGTGGTCGGACGGGCAGGCGAAGGCGCACGGATACCGCGCCAATGCCGAGTTGAATATGGACGGCTTCGGGCGGCTTCTGCCGGCGGAGAACCGCTTCCCGTCCGCGGGCGACGGGCAGGGGTTCAAGCCGCTGGCGGACGCGATTCATAAACTGGGGCTGAAGTTCGGCATCCACATCATGCGAGGGATTCCGCGGCAGGCGGTGCGGGGCAATACGCCCATCCAGGGGACGCGCTGGAAGGCGGAAGACGTGGCGGACAAGAGCTCGATCTGCCAGTGGAATACGGACATGTACGGGGTGGATGTAACGAAAGAAGGCGGGCAGGCTTACTACGACTCGATCGTGAAGCTGTATGTGGAGTGGGGCGTGGATTTCATCAAGGCCGATGATATGGCCCGGCCGCTGCATGCCGGCGAGATCGATGCTCTCGACAAAGCGATCAGGAAGAGCGGACGGCCGATGGTGCTGAGCCTTTCCCCGGGTCCGGCGGACGTAAAGCAGGCTGCCTTCTACGCGGCGCACGCGCAGATGTGGCGAGTGTCGGACGACTTTTGGGACCGCTGGGTGGACCTGAAGAAGAACTTTGACCTGATGGCTCCCTGGAGCGGCTACAGCAAGGAGAATTCGTGGCCGGACGGCGACATGCTACCGCTGGGGCGAATCGGTATCCGGGCAGAGCGCGGAGACGACCGGCGGTCGAGGTTTACACCGGCGGAGCAGCAGACCCTGATGAGCCTGTGGGCGATTGCGCGGTCGCCGCTGATGTTCGGCGGAGACCTGCCCAGCAACGATCCGGCGACGCTGGCGCTGATCACGAACGATGAGGTGCTGGCCGTGAATCAGAAGGGCTCGCGGCCGCGCGAGCTGTTCCGCAAGGGCGAGGCGATCGCCTGGATGTCGGATGCGCCGGACGGACGGTCGAAGTTCCTGGCGGTGTTCCATGCGGGCGAAGGGCCCACGGTGGATGTGCGGGTGGATTGGGCGGAGATCGGACTCAGCGGCACCTGCGTGGTGAGGGATCTGTGGAAGAAGGCGGATACGGGGCGGGTGAGCGAAGGACAGACGTTTTCATTGACTCCGCATTCGTCGGGACTGTACCGGATTACCCCTGTGAAGTGA
- a CDS encoding serine hydrolase, whose amino-acid sequence MKLLAACYLLCLTVAAQTEPPALLEKKTLSKLETIDAAFDGVLGVTAIDLKSGRTFSLHGDLLTTQASLIKIPILVTAFHAIQAGALSLDRKYTMTSKDAVGGSGTLDARLAQGPVELTLMDLLTLMIRDSDNTATNRVISLVTIQRVNALMLQLGLPNTRLRRIMMDAESARKDAENTSTPLEMARLVELIYRNKVATPAACAQMVDLLKLVKADFRAALPSSVAIASKVGEVPGVHTEAGIVYLEGRPYILSVMASLAAGAANPIRDVAEVVHAHFVRLANSNRYGHRVSDPLF is encoded by the coding sequence GTGAAGCTTCTCGCCGCCTGCTATCTTCTATGCCTGACCGTGGCCGCCCAGACCGAGCCTCCGGCCCTGCTCGAAAAGAAGACCCTCTCCAAGCTGGAGACCATCGACGCCGCGTTCGACGGTGTCCTTGGCGTCACCGCCATCGACCTGAAGTCCGGCCGCACGTTCTCACTCCACGGCGACCTGCTCACCACTCAGGCGAGCCTGATCAAGATCCCGATCCTTGTTACCGCATTCCATGCAATCCAGGCGGGCGCCCTTAGCCTCGACCGCAAGTACACGATGACTTCGAAGGATGCGGTCGGAGGCAGCGGCACACTCGACGCCCGCCTCGCCCAGGGACCCGTGGAACTTACCCTGATGGACCTGCTGACACTGATGATCCGCGACTCTGACAACACGGCCACCAACCGCGTCATTTCGCTGGTCACCATCCAGCGCGTGAATGCGCTCATGCTGCAGTTGGGCCTGCCGAACACCCGTCTGCGCCGCATCATGATGGACGCCGAGTCCGCCCGCAAGGACGCCGAGAATACCTCCACTCCGCTGGAGATGGCCCGCCTGGTCGAACTGATCTATCGCAACAAGGTGGCCACCCCCGCTGCCTGCGCCCAGATGGTCGACTTGCTGAAGCTGGTCAAGGCCGACTTCCGCGCGGCCCTGCCCTCGTCGGTTGCTATTGCGTCGAAGGTCGGCGAAGTGCCCGGAGTCCACACCGAAGCCGGCATCGTCTATCTGGAGGGCCGGCCCTACATCCTCAGTGTCATGGCTTCCCTGGCTGCCGGCGCCGCGAACCCAATTCGCGACGTGGCTGAAGTGGTGCACGCGCACTTTGTGAGGCTGGCCAACAGCAATCGCTACGGCCATCGCGTCTCCGATCCGCTCTTCTAG
- a CDS encoding CRTAC1 family protein → MALGAQPQAPFLPVAQELPFRLNNAATPEKHQIETVPGGVALLDYDGDGKLDIFLVNGAPQPSLKKSAPQWFNRLYRNLGNFRFEDVTLKAGLSGEGYGMGAAAGDFDNDGHTDLLVTSVGFSRLYRNRGDGTFEDVTAKAGIPATGWPISAGWLDYDNDGFLDLFIVNYCHWDPATEPFCGDAKAGFRTYCHPKSYRGLPNTLLHNKGNGTFTDVSGSSGIGARLGKGMAVAFADYNGDGRLDIAVLNDTTPNLLYRNEGGGRFTEVGMASGIAIMDDGKVVSSMGADFRDIDNDGRPDLFLTALANETFPLFRNLGNGLFQDVTYRSRIGAATLAFSGWSTGIYDFNNDGWKDIFVAAGDVQDNTELFSDRASKQQNQLLLNRGNMTFDAIAFGSAAQHRGAAFGDLDGDGRVDAVVSKLNGPPSILKNTMDPAHHWIAFQLTGTSSNRDAIGAVLKIVAGDRAQYNHVTTAVGYLSSSEKTVRFGLGKSIKVESVEITWPGGMKQSLSNLDSDRIHAIKQP, encoded by the coding sequence TTGGCACTTGGCGCCCAGCCGCAGGCCCCGTTCCTGCCCGTTGCCCAGGAACTCCCCTTCCGCCTCAACAATGCAGCCACTCCAGAGAAACATCAGATCGAAACGGTGCCAGGTGGGGTCGCCCTACTCGACTATGACGGTGATGGGAAACTCGACATTTTCCTGGTGAACGGGGCCCCGCAACCTTCGCTGAAAAAATCAGCACCGCAGTGGTTCAACAGGCTCTACCGAAACCTGGGTAACTTCCGGTTTGAGGACGTAACACTCAAGGCCGGACTCTCCGGCGAAGGTTACGGCATGGGAGCGGCGGCCGGTGATTTCGACAACGACGGCCACACTGACCTTCTGGTCACGAGCGTCGGTTTCAGCCGGCTCTACCGCAACCGCGGTGATGGCACTTTCGAGGACGTCACGGCCAAAGCCGGCATCCCCGCCACAGGCTGGCCGATCTCAGCCGGCTGGCTCGACTACGACAATGACGGGTTTCTCGACCTGTTCATCGTGAATTACTGCCATTGGGACCCCGCCACTGAGCCATTCTGCGGCGATGCCAAGGCAGGCTTCCGCACCTACTGCCACCCCAAAAGCTACCGCGGTTTACCCAACACGCTCCTGCACAACAAGGGCAACGGGACCTTCACCGACGTCTCCGGCAGCTCCGGCATTGGGGCAAGACTCGGCAAGGGCATGGCCGTTGCCTTCGCCGACTACAACGGCGACGGCCGCCTCGACATTGCCGTACTGAACGACACCACGCCGAACCTGCTCTACCGCAACGAGGGGGGCGGACGGTTCACGGAAGTCGGCATGGCCTCGGGCATAGCCATCATGGACGACGGCAAAGTGGTCTCGTCCATGGGTGCCGATTTTCGCGACATCGACAACGACGGCCGTCCCGACCTCTTCCTCACCGCCCTCGCCAATGAGACCTTCCCTTTGTTCCGGAACCTGGGCAACGGCCTCTTCCAGGACGTGACTTACCGCAGCCGGATCGGTGCGGCTACCCTGGCGTTCAGCGGGTGGAGCACGGGGATCTACGACTTCAACAACGATGGCTGGAAGGACATCTTCGTAGCCGCCGGCGATGTGCAGGACAATACGGAGTTGTTCTCCGACCGCGCATCTAAACAGCAGAATCAGCTCCTGCTGAACCGGGGCAATATGACGTTTGATGCTATCGCCTTCGGGTCCGCAGCCCAGCACCGCGGAGCCGCCTTCGGCGACCTGGACGGCGATGGCCGGGTGGATGCCGTTGTCTCCAAACTGAACGGCCCACCGTCGATCCTCAAGAATACGATGGATCCCGCACATCACTGGATTGCCTTCCAACTCACCGGCACGAGTAGCAATCGGGACGCGATCGGAGCGGTGCTGAAGATCGTGGCCGGCGATCGCGCCCAATACAACCACGTCACGACCGCGGTCGGCTATCTCAGTTCCAGCGAGAAGACAGTGCGGTTCGGATTGGGCAAGTCCATCAAGGTGGAATCGGTGGAGATCACGTGGCCAGGCGGGATGAAGCAATCGCTCTCCAACCTGGATTCAGACCGCATCCACGCCATAAAACAGCCCTAG
- a CDS encoding FG-GAP-like repeat-containing protein, whose translation MRLAGCWSVVTLLLAVTALASGQTPLEEPHNQMQHDRGPALPERPSALRKALLLLREGKTAEARVELNDLLKAAPEDAEIWYQIARSHLLDYYRERDLTKRRIALGLAMESLNGAIKKNPDHIPALRAKAILHARSELLYYDPNLAFELASKIAKLEPNANGYLLSLSEWMSGEVRFVQEGGHRVPHDPMIGIDRSVELLERVIDSTMPYSDEEAAALFMMASTLSKRGNFQESNKYFAQAAARSKSADKTAEILREVGANLYRQGQYVDAASQFYQTLQWRMNSVDQWLFWISLKQLKGGLPPLPQNVIFPATEVKVDPANPPLLAFENMAPELGLDRKDGNGTVGWGDYDGDGKLDVFLAGSGNFIGVYHNDGGKFHEVTEEVGLAKVPSGYSLNLIDYDNDGKLDLYISLNGWSGPLRNKLFHNVGGKFVDVSKQSGADDPGDGFISLWGDLDNDGFLDLVIANGVLKDGSVPQIYHNNGNGTFTNITKAAGLDEPPIYGAIGVALGDYDKDGKLDILINGLEPAPNRLYHNDGNLHFTNVAEQAGVVQPSHNGFVCFFVDYNNDGWPDILTTSLADWNSTVEGLKQGYRPANLKAVHPDSNRLFRNNGNGTFTDVTWEAKLYFPMGTMGAGVGDLDNDGCIDFYFGTGDPQMSRLEPNRFFHNNCDGTFSDLTNYVGFARPGNKGHGVAFIDIDEDGDLDLYAQLGGHYPGDWANNAFYRNLRGNQNNWLQIDLTGVKSNRFAVGAQVTAKAGGFTVYREVKGSSGFGSTEPYRVHLGLAKHQTIDSLEIRWPSGLVQKFSGVAANQAIALKEGDENWSKVR comes from the coding sequence ATGAGGCTTGCCGGATGCTGGAGCGTCGTTACGCTGTTGTTGGCAGTCACCGCCCTGGCGTCCGGGCAGACTCCTCTGGAAGAGCCGCACAACCAGATGCAGCACGATCGCGGGCCGGCACTGCCGGAGCGGCCCTCGGCCTTGCGCAAGGCCCTGCTGCTGCTGCGGGAAGGCAAGACCGCGGAGGCGCGCGTCGAACTGAATGATCTGTTAAAGGCGGCTCCGGAGGATGCGGAGATCTGGTACCAGATCGCGCGCTCGCACCTGTTGGACTACTACCGGGAACGTGACCTGACCAAGCGCCGGATCGCACTGGGCCTGGCGATGGAGTCGCTGAATGGGGCGATCAAGAAGAATCCCGATCACATCCCCGCCCTGCGCGCCAAGGCGATCCTGCATGCGCGCTCGGAACTGCTGTATTACGATCCCAACCTCGCCTTTGAACTCGCGTCGAAGATCGCGAAGCTGGAGCCGAACGCGAACGGATATCTATTGAGCCTCTCCGAGTGGATGAGCGGAGAGGTTCGTTTCGTCCAGGAGGGAGGGCATCGCGTCCCGCACGACCCCATGATCGGCATCGACCGGTCGGTCGAACTGCTGGAGCGGGTCATCGACAGCACCATGCCGTATAGCGATGAAGAGGCCGCGGCACTCTTCATGATGGCCAGCACGCTCTCCAAACGCGGCAACTTCCAGGAGTCGAACAAGTACTTTGCGCAGGCGGCCGCCCGGTCGAAGTCGGCTGACAAGACGGCGGAGATTCTGCGCGAGGTCGGCGCCAACCTCTATCGCCAGGGGCAGTATGTGGACGCGGCTAGCCAGTTTTACCAGACGCTGCAGTGGCGCATGAACTCAGTGGATCAATGGCTGTTCTGGATCTCGCTGAAGCAGCTGAAGGGCGGCCTGCCGCCTCTGCCGCAGAACGTCATCTTCCCGGCGACGGAGGTGAAGGTGGATCCCGCGAATCCGCCGTTGCTCGCGTTCGAGAATATGGCGCCGGAGTTGGGGCTGGATCGCAAGGACGGCAATGGCACGGTAGGCTGGGGCGACTACGACGGCGACGGAAAGCTGGATGTCTTTTTGGCCGGCAGCGGCAACTTCATCGGGGTCTATCACAACGACGGCGGCAAGTTCCACGAAGTAACGGAAGAGGTCGGCCTGGCCAAAGTCCCTTCCGGCTACAGCCTGAATCTGATCGACTACGACAACGACGGCAAGTTGGATCTGTACATTTCCCTGAACGGCTGGAGCGGACCGCTGCGCAACAAGCTGTTCCACAACGTCGGCGGCAAGTTCGTGGATGTGTCGAAGCAGAGCGGCGCCGACGATCCGGGTGACGGCTTCATCTCGCTGTGGGGCGACCTGGACAACGATGGGTTCCTGGACCTGGTGATCGCCAATGGTGTATTGAAGGACGGCAGCGTTCCGCAGATCTACCACAACAACGGAAACGGTACGTTCACGAACATCACGAAAGCAGCCGGGCTGGACGAGCCTCCCATCTACGGAGCCATCGGCGTCGCGTTGGGTGATTACGACAAAGACGGCAAGCTGGACATCCTGATCAATGGCCTGGAACCTGCGCCGAACCGGCTCTACCACAACGACGGCAATCTGCACTTCACCAACGTGGCCGAACAGGCAGGCGTCGTTCAGCCCTCCCACAACGGCTTTGTCTGCTTCTTTGTCGACTACAACAACGACGGCTGGCCCGACATTCTGACAACCAGCCTGGCCGATTGGAATTCGACAGTGGAAGGACTGAAGCAGGGCTACCGGCCGGCGAACCTAAAGGCCGTGCATCCCGACTCCAACCGCCTGTTCCGCAACAACGGCAACGGCACATTCACCGACGTGACCTGGGAGGCGAAACTGTATTTCCCGATGGGCACAATGGGCGCCGGGGTCGGCGACCTGGATAACGACGGCTGCATCGATTTCTACTTCGGCACCGGCGATCCGCAGATGAGCCGGCTGGAGCCCAACCGGTTCTTCCACAACAACTGCGACGGCACGTTCTCAGACCTGACGAACTATGTGGGCTTCGCGCGGCCCGGCAACAAGGGCCACGGCGTAGCGTTCATCGACATCGATGAAGACGGTGATCTTGATCTGTATGCCCAACTCGGTGGACATTACCCAGGCGACTGGGCCAACAATGCGTTCTACCGAAACCTGAGAGGCAACCAGAACAACTGGCTGCAGATCGACCTGACGGGTGTAAAGAGCAACCGGTTCGCGGTGGGCGCCCAGGTGACGGCCAAGGCAGGCGGCTTCACAGTCTACCGCGAGGTGAAGGGCAGTTCAGGTTTCGGCTCCACGGAGCCGTACCGGGTGCATCTCGGCCTGGCCAAGCACCAGACAATCGATTCGCTGGAGATCCGCTGGCCCAGCGGCCTGGTGCAGAAGTTCAGCGGCGTGGCGGCGAACCAGGCCATCGCCCTGAAGGAAGGCGACGAGAACTGGAGCAAGGTCCGGTAG
- a CDS encoding outer membrane beta-barrel protein has protein sequence MKRRVATAIALLCLAAVCAPAQEFRATISGHIFDASGGAVPSAKIQAVNTATNETNTATTDTSGSYTVPFLRPGVYKITVTAAGFKQSVKDDVTLQVARVLAVDFNLEVGAVTESVEVSADALTLETQTASRSGVVTTQQVAEMPLNARNPFMLGTMMPGVTFRGAAIWQRPFDNGAIAQWSVNGSRDSSTEFMMDGASNGGQMGSNNIAYVPVVDAVQEFTMQMNLYNAEYGRTGGGIMNVVLKSGTNTFHATGWEYMRRTQLDANTFQNNAIPASATNPAGGAPRPNHYLDQYGFQVEGPVYLPKLLPKDGRVKLFYLGTFENYREGTPNPLFVSWPTTDMRNGDFSKLTNASNQAITLYNPYDATLDASGNPVRKPFANNQIPASMISPIAKAVTAYMPLPNQPTAAGNRYGTLNTYYPGYFDADKFYNLILKFDWNFGDKHRAFFRHASNDRTEDRASNGIDNAPGTDGQQPFQRINDAYVADWVGTITPTFVLNARASYNRFIEKGFGRANEGFDVSKFGLPTSLISQLPSPIYFGRWNFYNGNTGTTGIYNSLGRGQSNNFSNTYQLSFNATKIAGKHTMKAGLDIRQINYLQQNTGDILQFNAYSGYTQKSWNQADSTSGDPYATFLLGIPEGNSNYPLFPWWKQIYAAPYFQDDWKITRTLTLNLGLRIDFNQPAHEKWNRMNGAFDPKAKSSIAGQLSPASLAQYPQLANLSGSFTFAGVGGIPSTPANLNKKNWQPRIGFAYEMNPRLVMRGGVGLYYSNPTNDYFQSAGFFNTNYMVTAGDSPALQQPGRIPYSNVLANPYPDGIIAPTGSSAGSLTFAGKNNSWFDSGFQTPRVWSFSFGFQYQTSRNSNFEITYVGSRSQNLNMQKLYNIPSLDFRKQCNIQEGGSPGYCDANVTNPFKGISAFKGTPFYLNDTISRFQLNRPFPQFNGDLTQLGRNDSNIWYNSVQLTYNLRLRGGLSLMTNYNFSKEVEKWGFNDPYRDVYQQGIYLNDRPHVFKFTTIYELPFGQGKKWGSGASGFTKKLISGWQATTFYTNQSGEPADLPGNVIQLKDPRTPGGGWDGTTDWKAYQPRAWNPCVLRQFNDGSVAPASFSLARGCGTDTSNYAWLQTASYAPRYTPSRSGQIRRHHAFSADASVTKMTNITERLRAQFGFEAFNLLNHNFYGRDQFVTDPTNPLFGTITPATVSTQNFLPRQIQIRMKLMW, from the coding sequence ATGAAACGAAGAGTCGCGACAGCGATCGCACTCTTGTGTCTGGCCGCGGTGTGCGCGCCAGCGCAGGAATTCCGCGCCACCATCTCGGGTCACATCTTTGATGCGAGTGGTGGCGCCGTGCCGAGCGCCAAAATCCAAGCCGTGAATACGGCTACCAACGAAACCAATACCGCCACGACGGATACTTCGGGCAGCTACACCGTGCCCTTCCTCCGTCCTGGCGTGTATAAAATCACCGTCACCGCAGCGGGATTCAAACAGTCGGTGAAGGACGACGTGACGCTCCAGGTGGCGAGAGTCCTGGCCGTCGACTTCAATCTGGAAGTCGGCGCGGTGACCGAGTCGGTGGAAGTTTCCGCCGACGCGCTCACCCTGGAAACCCAGACCGCTTCCCGCTCGGGTGTCGTCACCACGCAGCAGGTGGCGGAGATGCCGCTCAACGCGCGCAATCCGTTCATGCTGGGGACGATGATGCCTGGCGTCACGTTCCGCGGGGCGGCCATCTGGCAGCGTCCGTTCGACAACGGCGCGATCGCGCAGTGGTCGGTGAACGGCAGCCGCGACTCGTCCACCGAGTTCATGATGGACGGCGCGTCCAATGGCGGCCAGATGGGCAGCAACAATATCGCCTATGTGCCGGTGGTCGACGCCGTGCAGGAGTTCACGATGCAGATGAACCTGTACAACGCCGAGTATGGGCGTACGGGCGGCGGCATCATGAACGTCGTGTTGAAGAGCGGTACGAATACATTCCACGCCACCGGCTGGGAGTATATGCGCCGCACCCAACTCGACGCCAATACGTTCCAGAACAACGCGATTCCCGCATCGGCCACCAATCCGGCGGGCGGTGCGCCCCGGCCCAACCACTACCTCGACCAATACGGGTTCCAGGTAGAAGGTCCGGTTTACCTGCCCAAGCTACTGCCGAAGGATGGCCGGGTCAAGCTGTTCTACCTGGGCACTTTTGAGAACTATCGCGAAGGCACGCCGAATCCGCTGTTCGTCTCGTGGCCCACGACCGATATGCGCAACGGCGACTTTTCAAAGCTGACCAATGCCAGCAATCAGGCGATCACGCTGTACAACCCTTACGACGCCACTCTGGATGCCAGCGGCAACCCGGTTCGCAAGCCGTTCGCCAATAACCAGATCCCGGCCAGCATGATCAGCCCCATCGCGAAGGCGGTGACGGCGTATATGCCTCTACCGAATCAGCCGACCGCTGCCGGCAACCGCTACGGCACGCTCAATACCTACTATCCCGGCTACTTCGACGCGGACAAGTTCTACAACCTGATCCTCAAGTTCGACTGGAACTTTGGCGACAAGCACCGGGCCTTCTTCCGCCATGCGTCCAACGACCGCACGGAAGATCGCGCCTCGAATGGTATCGATAACGCTCCGGGTACGGATGGACAACAGCCGTTCCAGCGCATCAACGATGCCTACGTCGCCGACTGGGTGGGCACCATCACGCCCACCTTCGTGCTGAATGCGCGCGCGTCCTACAACCGCTTCATTGAGAAGGGCTTCGGCCGCGCGAACGAAGGCTTCGATGTTTCGAAGTTCGGGCTGCCCACCTCGCTCATCTCGCAGCTGCCGTCGCCGATTTACTTCGGCCGCTGGAACTTCTACAACGGCAACACGGGGACAACGGGCATCTACAATTCCCTGGGCCGCGGCCAGAGCAACAACTTCAGCAATACCTACCAGTTGTCGTTCAACGCCACGAAGATTGCCGGCAAGCACACGATGAAAGCCGGTTTGGACATCCGCCAGATCAACTACCTGCAGCAAAACACCGGCGACATCCTGCAGTTCAATGCGTATTCCGGCTACACCCAGAAGAGCTGGAACCAGGCCGATTCCACCAGCGGCGATCCGTATGCCACGTTCCTGCTGGGCATCCCCGAAGGGAACTCCAACTACCCGCTGTTCCCGTGGTGGAAGCAGATCTACGCCGCGCCCTACTTCCAGGATGACTGGAAGATCACGCGCACCCTCACGCTGAACCTCGGCCTCCGCATCGACTTCAATCAGCCGGCTCACGAGAAGTGGAACCGGATGAATGGAGCGTTCGATCCGAAGGCAAAGAGTTCCATCGCGGGTCAGCTGTCGCCGGCCAGCCTGGCGCAGTATCCGCAACTTGCCAACCTGTCGGGCAGCTTCACCTTTGCTGGTGTGGGCGGCATCCCGAGCACCCCGGCCAACTTGAACAAGAAGAACTGGCAGCCCCGCATCGGGTTCGCTTACGAGATGAATCCGCGACTGGTGATGCGCGGCGGTGTTGGTTTGTATTACTCGAACCCCACCAACGACTACTTCCAGAGCGCCGGTTTCTTCAACACCAACTACATGGTGACGGCAGGCGATTCCCCGGCGCTGCAGCAGCCGGGCCGCATTCCGTACAGCAACGTGCTGGCCAATCCCTACCCGGATGGCATCATCGCGCCCACCGGTTCTTCCGCCGGATCCCTGACTTTCGCCGGCAAGAACAACAGCTGGTTCGACTCGGGTTTCCAGACGCCTCGCGTCTGGTCGTTCTCGTTCGGCTTCCAGTATCAGACTTCGAGGAACTCCAACTTTGAAATCACCTACGTCGGAAGCCGCAGCCAGAACCTCAACATGCAGAAGCTGTACAACATCCCCAGCCTGGACTTCCGCAAGCAGTGCAACATCCAGGAGGGCGGCAGCCCTGGCTATTGCGATGCGAATGTGACCAATCCTTTCAAAGGAATCTCGGCCTTCAAGGGCACTCCGTTCTACCTGAACGACACGATCTCCCGCTTCCAGTTGAACCGGCCGTTCCCGCAGTTTAACGGCGACCTCACCCAGTTGGGCCGCAACGACTCCAACATCTGGTACAACTCCGTGCAGCTCACTTACAACCTGCGTCTGCGCGGTGGCCTCAGCCTGATGACGAACTACAACTTCTCGAAGGAAGTGGAGAAGTGGGGCTTCAACGATCCCTACCGCGACGTCTATCAGCAGGGCATCTACCTCAACGACCGTCCGCACGTGTTCAAGTTCACCACCATCTACGAACTGCCCTTCGGCCAAGGCAAGAAGTGGGGTTCGGGCGCCAGTGGGTTCACCAAGAAGCTGATCTCCGGCTGGCAGGCGACCACGTTCTACACCAACCAGTCCGGCGAACCGGCCGATCTGCCCGGCAATGTGATCCAACTGAAGGATCCGCGGACGCCTGGCGGCGGTTGGGATGGCACGACCGATTGGAAGGCCTACCAGCCTCGCGCATGGAACCCCTGCGTGCTGCGTCAGTTCAATGACGGCAGCGTCGCTCCGGCGTCGTTCAGCCTGGCGCGCGGTTGCGGCACCGACACAAGTAATTACGCCTGGCTCCAGACCGCCAGCTATGCTCCGCGGTATACGCCCTCCCGGTCCGGACAGATCCGGCGCCATCACGCCTTCTCGGCTGACGCGTCGGTGACCAAAATGACCAACATTACGGAACGGCTGCGCGCCCAGTTCGGGTTTGAGGCCTTCAACCTCCTCAATCACAACTTCTATGGACGCGACCAGTTCGTCACCGATCCGACCAATCCGCTGTTCGGGACCATCACACCGGCCACGGTGTCGACGCAGAACTTCCTGCCCCGCCAGATCCAGATCCGCATGAAGCTGATGTGGTAG
- the crcB gene encoding fluoride efflux transporter CrcB, with protein sequence MSYIWIAVGAGLGGMLRYWVSGMVARFGPDTFPLGTMLINISGSMFIGFFAALTGPQGRLLVAQNTRLFVMTGICGGFTTFSSFSLETLRLMQDRQWGLATVNVLGSVALCLLGVWLGNQLAAGLNQR encoded by the coding sequence GTGAGTTACATATGGATCGCCGTCGGAGCCGGCCTGGGTGGTATGCTCCGCTACTGGGTTTCGGGAATGGTGGCTCGCTTCGGGCCGGACACTTTCCCACTGGGCACGATGCTGATCAATATCAGCGGCTCGATGTTCATCGGGTTCTTCGCCGCGCTGACGGGGCCGCAGGGCCGCCTGTTGGTGGCGCAGAATACGCGGTTGTTCGTGATGACGGGCATTTGCGGCGGATTCACGACGTTCTCTTCCTTCAGCCTGGAGACCTTGCGCCTGATGCAGGATCGGCAATGGGGGCTGGCGACGGTGAACGTCCTGGGTTCGGTGGCGCTGTGCCTGCTGGGCGTCTGGCTGGGGAACCAGTTGGCGGCCGGGTTGAATCAGAGGTGA
- a CDS encoding DUF190 domain-containing protein: MNIPEDAVQLRIFLGENDRCGHRPLYEAIVLKARELQLAGATVLRGPMGFGQSSRLHTAKLERLSEDMPFLVEIVDSKEKIEAFLPVLDGMVTASSSSVLVTWEGVKVLRYGKVS; the protein is encoded by the coding sequence ATGAATATTCCAGAAGATGCGGTCCAACTGCGGATCTTCCTCGGGGAAAACGATCGCTGCGGGCACCGGCCGTTGTATGAGGCGATTGTCCTGAAGGCGCGGGAGTTGCAGCTCGCGGGGGCGACGGTACTACGCGGGCCCATGGGCTTCGGGCAATCGAGCCGCCTGCACACGGCCAAGCTGGAGCGTTTAAGCGAAGATATGCCCTTTCTGGTGGAAATCGTCGATTCGAAAGAGAAGATCGAGGCGTTTCTGCCGGTTCTCGATGGGATGGTGACGGCTAGTTCGTCCAGCGTGCTGGTGACGTGGGAGGGCGTAAAAGTGCTGCGGTATGGAAAGGTGTCATGA